Proteins encoded within one genomic window of Paenarthrobacter sp. JL.01a:
- a CDS encoding hydroxyacid dehydrogenase, with amino-acid sequence MTLNVALAMPENTARGVFPPRSLDPLQPSLNILSRKPIQDFHSPDGRALISKADILLTGWGCPMIDEAVLDAAPRLRYVLHAAGSIKHHIGEACWERGIQVSSAADANAIPVAEYTVAMIILANKRVLQIARALHTSREEVLPEQLFPDMGNYRKRVGIIGASRIGRHVIRLLAPYELDIVVADPYLSPQEASALGVGLVSLEQLITGSDVVSLHAPSLPSTKNLIDAGLIQSMRPGATFINTARGELVDQDALLARVEQGDLYAILDVTTPWVLPSDSGFYTHPNVLLTPHVAGSLGNELERMAASAVDEALRLARGKPLRFRVRAEDLAFTA; translated from the coding sequence ATGACATTGAATGTCGCCCTGGCCATGCCCGAAAACACTGCTCGAGGGGTCTTCCCCCCGCGAAGTCTGGACCCCTTGCAACCCAGCCTTAATATCCTGAGCCGCAAACCCATCCAGGATTTCCATTCCCCCGACGGACGTGCCCTGATCAGCAAGGCCGATATACTCCTCACTGGCTGGGGCTGCCCAATGATCGACGAGGCAGTACTGGATGCCGCTCCACGGCTGCGATACGTGCTCCACGCAGCAGGCAGTATCAAGCACCACATCGGTGAGGCATGTTGGGAGCGTGGGATCCAGGTCAGTTCCGCTGCGGATGCGAACGCCATCCCGGTCGCCGAATACACGGTCGCCATGATCATCCTGGCCAACAAGCGCGTCCTCCAGATCGCGCGGGCGCTCCATACAAGCCGCGAGGAGGTTCTCCCTGAGCAGCTCTTCCCGGACATGGGAAACTACCGCAAACGTGTCGGCATCATCGGTGCCTCAAGGATCGGCCGGCATGTGATCCGCCTGCTTGCCCCCTACGAGCTGGACATCGTCGTCGCCGACCCGTACTTGTCACCGCAGGAGGCCTCGGCACTGGGAGTTGGGCTGGTCAGCCTGGAGCAGCTCATAACCGGCAGCGACGTCGTCAGTCTCCACGCGCCGTCGTTACCCTCCACTAAGAACCTCATCGACGCCGGGCTGATTCAGAGCATGCGGCCCGGCGCCACCTTCATCAACACCGCCCGCGGCGAGCTCGTGGACCAAGACGCCCTGCTCGCCAGGGTGGAGCAGGGCGACTTGTACGCGATCCTGGACGTCACAACACCTTGGGTGCTGCCCTCGGACTCGGGGTTTTACACCCACCCAAACGTCCTGCTCACCCCGCATGTGGCAGGTTCGTTGGGAAACGAACTGGAGCGCATGGCGGCATCTGCCGTAGACGAGGCGCTGCGGCTTGCCCGCGGCAAACCCCTTCGGTTTCGCGTGCGCGCAGAGGACCTCGCCTTCACCGCCTGA
- a CDS encoding carbohydrate ABC transporter permease, whose protein sequence is MVLPVLWLFFASTKNASDLYATGAYALGNPAFFENVAAVLNQDGGMFLRWMANSMFYAAFGAIFGGLISVMAGYAFDKFQFRGKDSFFGVVLVGVLIPNTATVLPMYMLASVFGITNTVWAILIPVLCNPFGVYLARVHSAAYVPSETLEAARVDGAGPVRSFFSLGLPMMLPGYVTIALFQFVGVWNNFMLPLVMLQDQQLLPVSVGISIWQGYSLPQPEFTPMVITGSLLSVIPLLVAFILLQRFWKSGLTAGSVK, encoded by the coding sequence ATGGTCCTTCCGGTCCTGTGGTTGTTCTTCGCCTCTACGAAAAACGCCTCGGACCTTTACGCCACCGGCGCCTATGCCCTTGGAAACCCGGCGTTCTTTGAGAACGTCGCTGCAGTCCTCAACCAGGACGGCGGCATGTTCCTGCGCTGGATGGCCAACTCCATGTTCTACGCAGCTTTCGGCGCCATTTTCGGCGGCCTGATTTCCGTCATGGCGGGCTACGCATTCGATAAGTTCCAGTTCCGCGGCAAGGATTCATTTTTTGGTGTGGTCCTGGTGGGAGTGCTCATTCCTAATACGGCAACAGTCCTGCCGATGTACATGCTGGCCTCGGTGTTCGGAATTACCAACACCGTGTGGGCCATCCTGATCCCAGTACTGTGCAACCCGTTCGGCGTCTACCTCGCCCGGGTACATTCGGCGGCCTACGTCCCCTCGGAAACCTTGGAAGCTGCCCGCGTGGACGGTGCCGGCCCGGTCCGGTCCTTCTTCTCCCTGGGTCTGCCCATGATGCTCCCGGGATATGTCACCATTGCCCTTTTCCAATTCGTCGGAGTGTGGAACAACTTCATGCTGCCCCTGGTGATGCTGCAGGACCAGCAGCTGCTACCGGTCAGCGTGGGAATCTCCATCTGGCAGGGCTACTCCCTCCCCCAACCGGAATTCACTCCCATGGTCATCACGGGTTCGCTGCTGTCGGTGATCCCGCTCCTCGTCGCTTTCATCCTGCTGCAGCGTTTCTGGAAGTCCGGCCTGACTGCAGGGAGCGTCAAATGA
- a CDS encoding carbohydrate ABC transporter permease, whose protein sequence is MALTNADGMTRPQRKTRSKSGTGGRTAALFLTPFFAVFALAMVAPVIYSIVLSFFAQQKSGLGFGQAKTSFVGVENYLQVLQSENFMAGIGRLALYCVIYIPCMVGGALAFAFLLDATVARAKKLFQLLVFLPHAVPGVIAALIWAYLYTPGVSPIVSVLEGGGISLNFLDNHMILPSIVNIAVWEWTGYNVIILFTALQAVSREVLEAARVDGAGEIRTAFSIKLPLILPALSVIMLFTVIGTLQLFTEPSIIGKATASVTSTWVPNMWAYDAAFNRHNLNQAAAASIIIALVAAVLSWVVTRLSSRMNKA, encoded by the coding sequence ATGGCTCTGACCAACGCAGACGGCATGACCCGCCCACAGCGCAAAACCCGATCCAAGTCCGGAACCGGCGGCCGCACCGCGGCGTTGTTCCTGACACCATTTTTCGCCGTCTTCGCCCTGGCGATGGTGGCGCCGGTTATCTACTCGATCGTCCTTAGCTTCTTTGCCCAGCAGAAGTCGGGTCTGGGCTTCGGCCAGGCCAAGACCTCATTCGTAGGGGTGGAGAACTACCTCCAGGTCCTGCAGTCCGAGAACTTCATGGCAGGCATCGGGCGGCTCGCCCTGTACTGCGTCATCTACATCCCGTGCATGGTTGGCGGCGCCCTGGCATTTGCCTTCCTGCTGGACGCGACAGTTGCCAGGGCAAAGAAGCTCTTCCAACTGCTCGTTTTTCTTCCACACGCAGTTCCCGGCGTGATCGCAGCCTTGATCTGGGCATATCTCTACACCCCCGGCGTCAGCCCCATCGTCTCGGTCCTGGAGGGTGGGGGCATCTCGCTGAACTTCCTGGACAACCACATGATCCTGCCCTCCATCGTGAACATCGCGGTGTGGGAGTGGACAGGCTACAACGTCATCATTTTGTTCACTGCCCTCCAAGCTGTCTCCAGGGAGGTCTTGGAAGCCGCCCGCGTGGACGGTGCCGGGGAAATCCGGACAGCCTTCAGCATCAAGCTGCCCCTGATCCTCCCGGCCCTCAGCGTCATCATGTTGTTCACCGTTATAGGCACGTTGCAGCTGTTTACCGAGCCGTCCATCATCGGCAAGGCCACAGCCTCCGTGACCAGCACCTGGGTCCCCAACATGTGGGCCTACGATGCCGCCTTCAACCGGCACAACCTGAACCAGGCAGCTGCAGCATCCATCATCATCGCCCTTGTCGCAGCTGTGCTGTCCTGGGTCGTCACCCGCTTGAGCTCAAGGATGAACAAAGCATGA
- a CDS encoding ABC transporter substrate-binding protein gives MKRRQLLLGAASLMVSAALVSGCASTPAASPAPGPSQDPSGTITFWSSLAGMDKVAAAFNASQDKVKVNFETVPNGAGGGYAKLSTAITAGNGPDVATIEYPQLPQFVSNGQLQPLDGFIDKSATVDKLSDGTKALVQFGDQTYALPYDAAPMIMWYRKDMLDKAGLGVPKTWDDFEDAGKKLKAVAPGAHLASFNPNEASLTAALAWQAGAKWFGTEGDSWKVGVDDEATQKVATYWQKLIDQKIVKVQQSFSDEWSADLASGAVVGVLGANWSATGIQKRTEASGQKGQWIAAEVPNWGTPADAFYGGSSFNITKSSKNPAAAAKFIEYLSTNPDAIQARGNTGSAFLAFPGLTPVAQKAFDASYFGNDIYQVFDKAYSTITPGWQWGPNWDITNTALKDAYGKLTTGGKVKDAVEAAQDATVAGLKQSGLSVKE, from the coding sequence ATGAAGCGACGCCAGCTTCTGCTGGGAGCCGCCAGCCTCATGGTCAGCGCGGCCTTGGTATCAGGTTGCGCCAGCACACCAGCTGCCAGCCCCGCCCCCGGTCCCTCCCAGGACCCCAGCGGCACCATTACCTTCTGGTCCTCCCTGGCAGGCATGGACAAAGTGGCCGCAGCCTTCAACGCCAGCCAGGACAAGGTCAAAGTCAATTTCGAAACCGTTCCCAACGGCGCCGGCGGCGGTTACGCCAAACTGTCGACGGCGATCACAGCCGGCAACGGCCCGGACGTTGCAACCATCGAATACCCCCAATTGCCCCAATTCGTCAGCAACGGACAGCTTCAGCCATTGGACGGGTTCATCGACAAATCAGCGACTGTGGACAAGCTCAGCGATGGCACGAAGGCCCTGGTGCAGTTCGGTGACCAGACCTATGCGCTGCCCTACGATGCCGCACCAATGATCATGTGGTACCGCAAGGATATGTTGGACAAGGCAGGCCTGGGCGTCCCGAAAACCTGGGACGACTTTGAGGACGCGGGCAAAAAGCTGAAGGCCGTGGCCCCCGGCGCCCACTTGGCCAGTTTCAATCCCAACGAGGCCTCCTTGACGGCCGCACTCGCCTGGCAGGCAGGCGCCAAGTGGTTCGGCACCGAGGGGGACAGCTGGAAAGTCGGCGTGGATGATGAAGCCACGCAGAAAGTCGCCACGTACTGGCAAAAGCTGATCGACCAGAAAATCGTTAAGGTCCAGCAATCTTTCAGCGATGAGTGGTCGGCAGACTTGGCCAGTGGCGCCGTCGTCGGAGTCCTGGGTGCCAATTGGAGCGCCACCGGCATCCAGAAGCGCACCGAAGCCAGTGGCCAAAAGGGTCAGTGGATCGCCGCGGAAGTGCCTAACTGGGGTACTCCTGCCGATGCCTTCTACGGTGGCTCCAGCTTCAACATCACCAAGAGCAGCAAGAATCCCGCAGCGGCTGCCAAGTTCATCGAGTACTTGTCCACCAACCCCGACGCCATCCAGGCCCGCGGGAACACCGGCTCGGCCTTCCTCGCGTTCCCGGGATTGACGCCCGTGGCCCAGAAGGCCTTCGATGCCAGCTACTTCGGCAACGACATCTACCAGGTCTTCGACAAGGCGTACTCCACCATTACCCCGGGCTGGCAGTGGGGACCCAATTGGGACATCACCAACACCGCCCTGAAGGACGCATACGGCAAGCTGACCACAGGCGGAAAAGTCAAAGACGCCGTTGAGGCAGCCCAGGACGCTACGGTAGCCGGACTCAAGCAGAGCGGCCTCTCCGTCAAGGAGTAG
- a CDS encoding substrate-binding domain-containing protein, translating to MLSENRKHLILRELALKGSLNASEFAASIGTSGMTVRRDLAILEKRGLVERVHGGAVAVPEASVAQQPSPVPGNRSPQRGAVATIGMIVPSASYYFSGVIRGAETAAREAGVRLILGVSNNSSTEEQRQLRRMLDLGVDGILVTPSEASLSNTQTLELLAAAAVPIVVVERSIEDTLDRGNFECVRSDHAQGARIAVAHLQELGHQRIALCLRENSPTAPPLIEGFGQAMEKAGPRTHLASNMVRTMSRARNDPQAHHELVADILDWCLREKVTAAIVHTDEDALQFASMCQERAIQVPEDFAIIAYDDEIAALGTTPLTAVAPPKFDVGHQALTMCANRVISRRPGPAARQRVNLSPTLVVRNSTLPEGRELEPALRSQDSRS from the coding sequence ATGCTGTCGGAAAACCGCAAACACCTCATACTCAGGGAACTGGCGCTCAAAGGCTCCCTCAATGCCTCGGAGTTCGCAGCCAGCATCGGGACCTCAGGAATGACGGTCCGCCGGGACCTTGCCATCCTCGAGAAACGGGGACTGGTGGAACGGGTGCACGGAGGGGCAGTCGCGGTTCCCGAGGCCTCCGTTGCCCAGCAGCCTTCCCCGGTTCCCGGCAACCGCTCCCCGCAACGCGGGGCGGTTGCCACCATCGGGATGATCGTACCCTCGGCTTCGTACTACTTCAGCGGTGTCATTCGTGGTGCAGAGACCGCGGCAAGGGAAGCGGGCGTTCGTTTGATTCTTGGCGTCTCCAACAACTCAAGCACCGAAGAACAACGGCAGCTTAGGAGAATGCTGGATCTCGGCGTCGACGGGATACTGGTGACGCCCAGCGAGGCCTCTCTCTCGAATACCCAAACGCTGGAGCTGTTGGCGGCTGCGGCGGTTCCGATCGTCGTCGTGGAGCGATCCATTGAAGACACCCTCGATCGCGGCAATTTCGAGTGCGTGCGAAGCGACCACGCGCAGGGTGCCCGGATCGCCGTCGCCCATCTCCAGGAGCTCGGGCACCAAAGGATCGCCTTGTGCCTTCGGGAGAACAGTCCAACTGCTCCGCCGTTGATCGAGGGATTCGGTCAAGCAATGGAAAAAGCCGGACCCCGGACGCACTTGGCATCGAACATGGTCCGCACCATGTCGCGCGCCCGGAACGATCCCCAGGCCCATCATGAGCTCGTTGCCGACATTCTCGATTGGTGCTTGCGGGAGAAGGTCACCGCCGCCATTGTGCACACGGATGAAGACGCTTTGCAGTTCGCCAGCATGTGCCAGGAGCGTGCCATCCAGGTCCCGGAGGATTTCGCGATCATTGCCTACGATGACGAGATAGCGGCGCTGGGGACCACACCCTTGACTGCCGTAGCGCCGCCCAAGTTCGACGTCGGACACCAGGCTCTGACGATGTGCGCGAACCGGGTCATCTCCCGGCGACCTGGCCCCGCTGCGCGGCAACGGGTCAACCTGTCCCCTACCCTCGTAGTCCGCAACTCGACGCTGCCGGAGGGGAGAGAGCTCGAGCCGGCGTTGCGGTCGCAGGATTCACGCAGCTGA
- a CDS encoding polysaccharide lyase 8 family protein gives MDATPSTGPALTDKSFSRRSLLLAGSAAAALLATLQAAPSKAAANDDPFAVARQAWKAGIVGFGYNPSDPPIASRLASVASTATKWQSSMITGTTRTALWADLPLGAKSANVASHARRLRDMAIGWAAEGSPAYGNSGLRAAIIDGLDWFTSHAYTANTAPYDNWYEWMIATPQALNDTAVLMFEQLAPAQITACVAAQKQQVPQMPTTGTKAAAANLALIADGFSGRGVLAGELDTVKAALSSLASILAYAQPVGGTVGLLNGGNVGAINGGSDEAAFFSHDGFYPDGSFIQHGQFTYVGGYGSSFLSSLVATITRTAALGTPMDTSIVYTWIHEAFEPFLWNGLVMDTVRGRNVAFSAGGDHDAGHGILSACLPLLASASGAERQRLASMLKQELAADTAHDPTSAFSLASLVAARTLLADNSVAARGPLVKTQVFGAMDRVLHRTESYAAAVAMHSLRISNYETGNNENLAGWYTADGALYLYTNDLTQFGNGYWYTVDPYRIPGTTVDRVERSYTNVPWRAEYHNPDYWAGGVTAGQWGAAGLRLRAEQPSSLKCLKSWFFFGEQVLCMGDGISAAAGRTVETVLENRRSTSVASAGVTVDGRAVAAVEETTEALPGARWAHLEGVAGFVFPTPTDVHALRQSRTGKLADISPNRSSPAASNTFSTLWLDHTASGTESYAYIVLPGANASATAHVAEQSPVRVIARTAVVPQPSSRPEPRPS, from the coding sequence ATGGATGCAACTCCCTCGACAGGCCCGGCACTAACCGACAAATCCTTCAGCCGCAGGTCCTTGCTCCTCGCCGGATCGGCTGCAGCCGCTTTGCTCGCGACTCTTCAGGCTGCACCTTCCAAAGCTGCCGCCAACGACGATCCGTTCGCCGTGGCCAGGCAAGCGTGGAAAGCAGGGATCGTCGGCTTTGGTTACAACCCCTCAGATCCTCCGATAGCATCGCGGCTGGCCTCTGTGGCCTCAACGGCCACGAAATGGCAGTCATCGATGATCACTGGAACGACACGGACCGCCCTGTGGGCAGATCTGCCGTTGGGCGCCAAATCCGCCAATGTCGCTTCACATGCCCGCCGACTCCGCGACATGGCCATCGGGTGGGCCGCTGAGGGATCCCCGGCTTACGGCAACAGTGGACTGCGTGCTGCCATTATCGATGGCCTCGACTGGTTCACCTCCCACGCCTACACTGCCAATACCGCGCCCTACGACAACTGGTATGAGTGGATGATTGCCACTCCCCAGGCGTTGAACGACACCGCTGTGCTCATGTTTGAGCAGCTCGCGCCGGCGCAGATCACCGCGTGCGTCGCCGCCCAGAAACAGCAGGTGCCGCAGATGCCGACCACGGGCACCAAAGCCGCTGCCGCCAACCTGGCGCTCATAGCCGATGGCTTCAGCGGGCGAGGGGTCCTCGCTGGGGAGCTGGACACAGTGAAAGCCGCTTTGTCCAGCTTGGCATCGATCCTGGCCTATGCCCAGCCTGTTGGCGGCACCGTAGGCCTGCTGAATGGCGGCAATGTGGGCGCGATCAACGGTGGTTCCGACGAGGCAGCCTTCTTCAGCCACGATGGTTTCTATCCTGACGGTTCCTTCATACAACACGGGCAATTCACGTACGTCGGCGGCTACGGTTCCAGCTTCCTCAGTTCGCTGGTCGCCACCATCACCCGCACGGCTGCCTTGGGCACCCCCATGGACACCTCGATTGTTTACACCTGGATCCACGAGGCTTTCGAGCCATTCCTATGGAACGGCCTGGTCATGGACACAGTCCGGGGACGTAATGTGGCCTTCTCGGCCGGCGGCGACCACGACGCCGGGCATGGCATCCTTTCCGCCTGCCTGCCCCTGCTTGCCAGCGCCTCCGGCGCAGAACGGCAACGTCTGGCTTCCATGCTGAAGCAGGAACTGGCCGCGGACACGGCACACGACCCAACGTCCGCGTTTTCCCTCGCCTCGCTGGTCGCCGCAAGGACGTTACTTGCCGACAATTCCGTTGCAGCCAGGGGCCCGCTGGTGAAGACGCAGGTTTTCGGCGCCATGGACCGCGTACTTCACCGCACGGAAAGCTACGCAGCAGCTGTGGCCATGCACTCCCTGCGGATCTCGAACTACGAGACGGGCAACAACGAAAACCTCGCCGGTTGGTACACCGCAGACGGGGCCCTGTACTTGTACACGAATGACCTCACCCAGTTCGGCAACGGGTACTGGTACACCGTGGACCCCTACCGGATTCCCGGGACGACCGTGGACCGGGTGGAAAGAAGCTACACCAATGTGCCCTGGCGGGCCGAGTACCACAACCCGGACTATTGGGCAGGTGGCGTGACTGCCGGCCAGTGGGGTGCAGCAGGGCTCCGTTTGAGGGCCGAACAGCCCTCATCCCTGAAGTGCCTTAAGTCCTGGTTCTTCTTCGGCGAGCAGGTTCTGTGCATGGGCGACGGCATCAGCGCCGCGGCGGGTCGAACTGTCGAAACAGTTCTGGAGAACAGGCGTTCGACGTCGGTGGCATCGGCCGGCGTCACGGTTGACGGGCGCGCCGTGGCCGCCGTCGAAGAAACAACCGAGGCTCTACCGGGCGCTCGCTGGGCGCATCTGGAGGGGGTTGCCGGCTTTGTATTTCCCACCCCGACCGATGTCCACGCACTGCGCCAGAGCCGAACCGGAAAGCTGGCCGATATCAGCCCCAACCGTTCATCCCCAGCCGCAAGCAACACTTTCTCCACCCTTTGGCTGGACCACACCGCATCCGGAACCGAGTCGTACGCCTACATCGTCCTGCCGGGAGCAAACGCAAGTGCCACAGCCCACGTAGCTGAACAATCTCCGGTTCGTGTCATCGCCCGGACCGCAGTTGTGCCGCAGCCTTCTTCGAGGCCGGAGCCGCGTCCTTCGTGA
- a CDS encoding sensor histidine kinase: MTEPSLPSRQDQATLRKASQKIALRISAACALLVLCLLAAATTYVLNQAGQPEPLEAGAVYAYLDTQDLIKAMVIAGIAGVALAGGVGWLSARSAIRPLGEALALQRRFVQDASHEMRTPLAILDARIQLAQRSTTPDSPYGRQLSSIRSDTAAVTHIVNELLESATGSAHEPLAVPTNVAAVTQDVVESLSHLAAERGIRLEYTSSGQPQALVAPQRLHRAILGLAENALAHTPAGGHIAVVAAANKHHATITVTDTGPGITGINPDRIFDRFARTSEERAGNQPRSFGIGLSLVREIAVAAGGSAEVLSTGPRGTCMRITLPAATSH; this comes from the coding sequence ATGACTGAGCCTTCATTGCCATCACGCCAGGACCAGGCAACCCTCCGCAAAGCCTCGCAAAAGATCGCTTTGCGGATCAGCGCCGCCTGCGCCCTCCTTGTCCTTTGCCTCCTCGCCGCAGCCACAACCTATGTGCTCAACCAAGCCGGACAACCGGAACCCCTCGAAGCCGGGGCTGTCTACGCCTACCTAGATACCCAGGACCTGATCAAAGCCATGGTCATCGCCGGAATCGCAGGGGTTGCCTTGGCCGGTGGCGTTGGCTGGCTCAGCGCCCGAAGCGCCATCCGTCCCCTTGGCGAGGCCCTGGCCCTCCAACGACGCTTTGTCCAGGACGCAAGCCATGAGATGCGCACCCCTTTGGCCATTCTTGATGCACGCATCCAGCTGGCACAACGCAGTACGACTCCCGATTCTCCGTACGGGCGTCAATTGTCGAGTATCCGGTCCGACACCGCTGCCGTGACGCACATCGTCAACGAACTCCTGGAGTCAGCTACGGGGTCCGCCCACGAACCGCTGGCCGTCCCAACGAACGTCGCCGCTGTTACGCAGGACGTCGTCGAAAGCCTGAGTCACTTGGCCGCGGAGCGCGGCATCCGGCTGGAATACACAAGCAGCGGACAGCCCCAGGCCCTCGTTGCCCCGCAAAGGCTCCACCGTGCAATTCTGGGGTTGGCCGAGAACGCCCTGGCCCACACGCCCGCTGGGGGGCACATCGCCGTCGTTGCAGCCGCCAACAAACACCACGCAACCATCACTGTGACCGATACCGGCCCAGGTATCACTGGCATAAACCCGGACCGGATCTTCGACCGCTTTGCCCGAACATCAGAGGAACGCGCGGGGAACCAGCCACGCAGCTTTGGCATCGGTTTGTCCTTGGTCCGCGAGATCGCCGTCGCCGCGGGCGGCTCCGCCGAAGTCCTCTCCACCGGACCACGAGGTACCTGCATGAGAATCACGTTGCCGGCAGCCACCTCACACTGA
- a CDS encoding response regulator transcription factor, whose translation MTTDAKLSLLLVEDDPALGPLIAELLQPDYHVHVAVDGREGLEQAVARNWDVMVIDRGLPVMDGIALIAALRSKGIATPILILTALGAVDEKVRGLDAGANDYMTKPFDAMELAARLRALTRNYRQVPRTIPIGDWELDPANRSIRSLHGFLASLTATESELLLVLSSEPERVFTREELLVATHSQGELPGVVDTHVHHLRRKTARSIIRTIHGVGYQIGEADD comes from the coding sequence GTGACCACTGATGCCAAACTGTCGCTCTTGCTGGTGGAGGACGACCCCGCCCTCGGACCATTGATCGCCGAACTCCTCCAGCCCGACTACCACGTGCACGTTGCCGTAGATGGCCGCGAGGGACTGGAGCAAGCAGTGGCACGGAATTGGGATGTCATGGTGATTGACCGTGGACTACCGGTAATGGACGGCATCGCCTTGATCGCGGCCCTGCGTTCCAAGGGGATCGCAACCCCTATCCTCATCCTCACCGCCCTTGGGGCCGTTGACGAAAAGGTCCGGGGCCTCGACGCCGGCGCCAACGACTATATGACCAAACCCTTCGATGCCATGGAGCTCGCCGCCAGGCTCAGGGCGCTGACCCGCAACTACCGCCAGGTTCCCCGGACCATCCCCATCGGAGACTGGGAACTGGACCCGGCAAACAGGTCCATACGCTCGCTTCACGGTTTCCTCGCCTCTCTGACGGCCACTGAGTCAGAGTTGCTTTTGGTCTTGTCCTCCGAGCCGGAACGCGTGTTTACGAGGGAAGAACTCCTGGTTGCCACACACAGCCAAGGCGAACTACCCGGCGTCGTGGACACCCATGTCCATCACCTTCGCCGGAAGACGGCCCGATCAATCATCAGGACCATTCATGGAGTGGGATACCAGATAGGTGAAGCTGATGACTGA
- a CDS encoding DedA family protein encodes MNALVLESVSHTELIPALDPAALLQGLGPATLAVVALMVFIESGVLFPFLPGDSLLFTAGLLHQQLDLTLPVLITVVTAAAIAGDQVGYLLGRRFGRRWFSDDARVLKTSHLAKAEDFFQRRGGPALILARFVPVVRTFAPLSAGMARYHYKSFALWNVTGAILWAGSVTLLGSWLGHFEVVAKNIDVIAVAMVLVSVLPWGIECLKRRRARTAKSSSTQE; translated from the coding sequence ATGAACGCCCTCGTCCTGGAGTCTGTAAGTCACACCGAGCTGATACCTGCCTTGGACCCAGCCGCCCTGCTGCAGGGCCTTGGGCCAGCAACCTTGGCCGTAGTGGCACTGATGGTCTTCATCGAATCCGGAGTCCTGTTCCCGTTCTTGCCGGGTGACTCGTTGTTGTTCACCGCAGGCCTCCTTCACCAACAGTTGGACCTTACGTTGCCTGTGCTGATAACTGTGGTGACCGCAGCCGCGATTGCCGGCGACCAAGTCGGATATCTGCTGGGGCGCCGCTTTGGGCGCCGGTGGTTCTCCGACGATGCCCGGGTCCTGAAGACCTCGCATCTGGCAAAGGCCGAAGACTTTTTCCAACGCAGAGGCGGCCCCGCGCTGATCCTTGCCCGTTTCGTACCGGTCGTGCGCACATTCGCTCCCCTGAGTGCCGGCATGGCCCGGTACCACTACAAGTCATTCGCCCTGTGGAATGTCACTGGCGCAATACTTTGGGCCGGCTCCGTCACACTGCTTGGCTCCTGGCTGGGTCATTTCGAGGTTGTCGCAAAGAACATCGACGTCATCGCCGTAGCCATGGTGCTGGTCTCCGTCCTGCCATGGGGCATCGAATGCCTTAAGCGCAGGCGCGCCCGCACGGCAAAGTCTTCCTCCACGCAAGAATAG
- a CDS encoding phosphatase PAP2 family protein, which translates to MFLQSTPRPQPVQQLPVPKHWLILGLVLSAVVICAGLTLRFVPGLTEAELAVDEDFSTHHTAVLTGVALALNVLFSPLAGALMLTVGSSYLLLVRRSLPKAALFTAAVASGWLTCQVFKVAIGRIRPDPALLFDPLVPEPVSNSFPSGHTSLAVALTLAVFVTLRETKWAKPSLWAGMFVAAVVGWSRVYIGAHYPLDVVASFPATIAAVLIVAGMWNRYAPGLLTKIQYRSTSQRTLQRKKP; encoded by the coding sequence ATGTTTCTGCAATCCACGCCACGCCCCCAGCCTGTTCAACAGCTGCCGGTACCCAAGCACTGGTTGATTCTGGGGCTGGTTCTCTCGGCGGTGGTGATCTGCGCCGGCTTGACGTTGAGGTTTGTCCCCGGGCTTACTGAGGCCGAATTGGCGGTCGATGAGGACTTCAGCACGCACCACACGGCAGTTCTCACGGGCGTGGCTTTAGCCCTCAACGTTCTGTTCAGCCCGCTGGCCGGCGCACTGATGTTGACGGTCGGCAGTAGTTATCTCCTGCTGGTGCGGCGGTCGCTCCCCAAGGCGGCCCTGTTCACCGCTGCGGTGGCATCCGGCTGGCTGACCTGCCAGGTGTTCAAAGTGGCAATCGGCAGGATCAGGCCTGACCCGGCCCTCTTGTTCGATCCCTTGGTGCCGGAGCCGGTGTCCAACAGCTTCCCCAGCGGTCACACCTCTTTGGCCGTTGCCCTCACTTTGGCGGTGTTCGTCACGCTTCGGGAAACGAAGTGGGCCAAACCGTCCCTTTGGGCAGGCATGTTCGTGGCGGCAGTGGTCGGCTGGTCCCGTGTCTACATAGGGGCCCACTACCCTCTGGATGTCGTGGCATCGTTCCCTGCCACCATTGCAGCGGTCCTCATCGTGGCCGGAATGTGGAACCGATACGCACCGGGCCTGCTGACCAAAATTCAGTACCGGTCCACCTCCCAACGTACTCTCCAGCGGAAGAAGCCCTGA